The Macaca fascicularis isolate 582-1 chromosome 1, T2T-MFA8v1.1 genome includes a window with the following:
- the SLAMF8 gene encoding SLAM family member 8 isoform X5 has product MAMRPLWSLLLWEDAVPRPVVQVFIAVGGDAQPPKTCQVFLSCWAPNISEITYSWRRETTMDFGMEPHSLFTDGQLLSVSLGPGDRGVAYSCIVSNPVSWDLATVTPWDSCHHEAAPGKASYKDVLLVVVPVSLLLMLVTLFSAWHWGPCSGKKKKDVRADRVGPETENPLVQDLP; this is encoded by the exons ATGGCCATGAGGCCCCTGTGGAGTCTGCTTCTCTGGGAAG ATGCAGTGCCCAGGCCCGTGGTACAAGTGTTCATTGCTGTAGGAGGGGATGCTCAGCCCCCCAAAACCTGCCAGGTTTTCTTGTCCTGTTGGGCCCCCAACATCAGTGAAATAACCTATAGCTGGCGACGGGAGACAACCATGGACTTTGGTATGGAACCACACAGCCTCTTCACAGACGGACAGCTGCTGAGCGTATCCCTGGGACCAGGAGACAGAGGTGTGGCCTATTCCTGCATTGTCTCCAACCCTGTCAGCTGGGACTTGGCCACAGTCACGCCCTGGGACAGCTGCCATCATGAAGCAG CACCAGGGAAGGCCTCCTACAAAGATGTGCTGCTGGTGGTGGTACCTGTCTCGCTGCTCCTGATGCTGGTTACTCTCTTCTCTGCCTGGCACTGGGGCCCCTGCTCAG ggaaaaagaaaaaggatgtcCGTGCTGACAGGGTGGGTCCAGAGACAGAGAACCCCCTTGTGCAGGATCTGCCATAA
- the SLAMF8 gene encoding SLAM family member 8 isoform X4, which yields MAMRPLWSLLLWEEELLATFFRGSLETLYHSRFLGRAQLHSNLSLELGPLESGDSGNFSVLMVDTRGQTWTQTLHLKVYDAVPRPVVQVFIAVGGDAQPPKTCQVFLSCWAPNISEITYSWRRETTMDFGMEPHSLFTDGQLLSVSLGPGDRGVAYSCIVSNPVSWDLATVTPWDSCHHEAAPGKASYKDVLLVVVPVSLLLMLVTLFSAWHWGPCSGKKKKDVRADRVGPETENPLVQDLP from the exons ATGGCCATGAGGCCCCTGTGGAGTCTGCTTCTCTGGGAAG AGGAGCTCCTGGCCACATTTTTTCGAGGCTCCCTGGAGACTCTGTACCACTCCCGCTTCCTGGGCCGAGCCCAGCTACACAGCAACCTCAGCCTGGAGCTCGGGCCACTGGAGTCTGGAGACAGCGGCAACTTCTCCGTGTTGATGGTGGACACAAGGGGCCAGACCTGGACCCAGACCCTCCACCTAAAAGTGTACG ATGCAGTGCCCAGGCCCGTGGTACAAGTGTTCATTGCTGTAGGAGGGGATGCTCAGCCCCCCAAAACCTGCCAGGTTTTCTTGTCCTGTTGGGCCCCCAACATCAGTGAAATAACCTATAGCTGGCGACGGGAGACAACCATGGACTTTGGTATGGAACCACACAGCCTCTTCACAGACGGACAGCTGCTGAGCGTATCCCTGGGACCAGGAGACAGAGGTGTGGCCTATTCCTGCATTGTCTCCAACCCTGTCAGCTGGGACTTGGCCACAGTCACGCCCTGGGACAGCTGCCATCATGAAGCAG CACCAGGGAAGGCCTCCTACAAAGATGTGCTGCTGGTGGTGGTACCTGTCTCGCTGCTCCTGATGCTGGTTACTCTCTTCTCTGCCTGGCACTGGGGCCCCTGCTCAG ggaaaaagaaaaaggatgtcCGTGCTGACAGGGTGGGTCCAGAGACAGAGAACCCCCTTGTGCAGGATCTGCCATAA
- the SLAMF8 gene encoding SLAM family member 8 isoform X3 — translation MAMRPLWSLLLWEVTGAQVLSKVGGSVLLVAARPPGFQVREAIWRSLWPSEELLATFFRGSLETLYHSRFLGRAQLHSNLSLELGPLESGDSGNFSVLMVDTRGQTWTQTLHLKVYDAVPRPVVQVFIAVGGDAQPPKTCQVFLSCWAPNISEITYSWRRETTMDFGMEPHSLFTDGQLLSVSLGPGDRGVAYSCIVSNPVSWDLATVTPWDSCHHEAAPGKASYKDVLLVVVPVSLLLMLVTLFSAWHWGPCSGKKKKDVRADRVGPETENPLVQDLP, via the exons ATGGCCATGAGGCCCCTGTGGAGTCTGCTTCTCTGGGAAG TTACTGGTGCCCAAGTGCTGAGCAAAGTCGGGGGCTCGGTGCTGCTGGTGGCAGCACGCCCTCCCGGCTTCCAAGTCCGTGAGGCTATCTGGCGATCTCTCTGGCCTTCAGAGGAGCTCCTGGCCACATTTTTTCGAGGCTCCCTGGAGACTCTGTACCACTCCCGCTTCCTGGGCCGAGCCCAGCTACACAGCAACCTCAGCCTGGAGCTCGGGCCACTGGAGTCTGGAGACAGCGGCAACTTCTCCGTGTTGATGGTGGACACAAGGGGCCAGACCTGGACCCAGACCCTCCACCTAAAAGTGTACG ATGCAGTGCCCAGGCCCGTGGTACAAGTGTTCATTGCTGTAGGAGGGGATGCTCAGCCCCCCAAAACCTGCCAGGTTTTCTTGTCCTGTTGGGCCCCCAACATCAGTGAAATAACCTATAGCTGGCGACGGGAGACAACCATGGACTTTGGTATGGAACCACACAGCCTCTTCACAGACGGACAGCTGCTGAGCGTATCCCTGGGACCAGGAGACAGAGGTGTGGCCTATTCCTGCATTGTCTCCAACCCTGTCAGCTGGGACTTGGCCACAGTCACGCCCTGGGACAGCTGCCATCATGAAGCAG CACCAGGGAAGGCCTCCTACAAAGATGTGCTGCTGGTGGTGGTACCTGTCTCGCTGCTCCTGATGCTGGTTACTCTCTTCTCTGCCTGGCACTGGGGCCCCTGCTCAG ggaaaaagaaaaaggatgtcCGTGCTGACAGGGTGGGTCCAGAGACAGAGAACCCCCTTGTGCAGGATCTGCCATAA
- the SLAMF8 gene encoding SLAM family member 8 isoform X2 produces MAMRPLWSLLLWEALLPITVTGAQVLSKVGGSVLLVAARPPGFQVREAIWRSLWPSEELLATFFRGSLETLYHSRFLGRAQLHSNLSLELGPLESGDSGNFSVLMVDTRGQTWTQTLHLKVYDAVPRPVVQVFIAVGGDAQPPKTCQVFLSCWAPNISEITYSWRRETTMDFGMEPHSLFTDGQLLSVSLGPGDRGVAYSCIVSNPVSWDLATVTPWDSCHHEAAPGKASYKDVLLVVVPVSLLLMLVTLFSAWHWGPCSGKKKKDVRADRVGPETENPLVQDLP; encoded by the exons ATGGCCATGAGGCCCCTGTGGAGTCTGCTTCTCTGGGAAG CCCTACTTCCCATTACAGTTACTGGTGCCCAAGTGCTGAGCAAAGTCGGGGGCTCGGTGCTGCTGGTGGCAGCACGCCCTCCCGGCTTCCAAGTCCGTGAGGCTATCTGGCGATCTCTCTGGCCTTCAGAGGAGCTCCTGGCCACATTTTTTCGAGGCTCCCTGGAGACTCTGTACCACTCCCGCTTCCTGGGCCGAGCCCAGCTACACAGCAACCTCAGCCTGGAGCTCGGGCCACTGGAGTCTGGAGACAGCGGCAACTTCTCCGTGTTGATGGTGGACACAAGGGGCCAGACCTGGACCCAGACCCTCCACCTAAAAGTGTACG ATGCAGTGCCCAGGCCCGTGGTACAAGTGTTCATTGCTGTAGGAGGGGATGCTCAGCCCCCCAAAACCTGCCAGGTTTTCTTGTCCTGTTGGGCCCCCAACATCAGTGAAATAACCTATAGCTGGCGACGGGAGACAACCATGGACTTTGGTATGGAACCACACAGCCTCTTCACAGACGGACAGCTGCTGAGCGTATCCCTGGGACCAGGAGACAGAGGTGTGGCCTATTCCTGCATTGTCTCCAACCCTGTCAGCTGGGACTTGGCCACAGTCACGCCCTGGGACAGCTGCCATCATGAAGCAG CACCAGGGAAGGCCTCCTACAAAGATGTGCTGCTGGTGGTGGTACCTGTCTCGCTGCTCCTGATGCTGGTTACTCTCTTCTCTGCCTGGCACTGGGGCCCCTGCTCAG ggaaaaagaaaaaggatgtcCGTGCTGACAGGGTGGGTCCAGAGACAGAGAACCCCCTTGTGCAGGATCTGCCATAA
- the SLAMF8 gene encoding SLAM family member 8 isoform X1 — protein MQKKDEECGAGRVIRGSVLSALLPITVTGAQVLSKVGGSVLLVAARPPGFQVREAIWRSLWPSEELLATFFRGSLETLYHSRFLGRAQLHSNLSLELGPLESGDSGNFSVLMVDTRGQTWTQTLHLKVYDAVPRPVVQVFIAVGGDAQPPKTCQVFLSCWAPNISEITYSWRRETTMDFGMEPHSLFTDGQLLSVSLGPGDRGVAYSCIVSNPVSWDLATVTPWDSCHHEAAPGKASYKDVLLVVVPVSLLLMLVTLFSAWHWGPCSGKKKKDVRADRVGPETENPLVQDLP, from the exons ATGCAAAAGAAGGATGAGGAGTGTGGGGCAGGCAGAGTGATCAGGGGCTCTGTTCTTTCAGCCCTACTTCCCATTACAGTTACTGGTGCCCAAGTGCTGAGCAAAGTCGGGGGCTCGGTGCTGCTGGTGGCAGCACGCCCTCCCGGCTTCCAAGTCCGTGAGGCTATCTGGCGATCTCTCTGGCCTTCAGAGGAGCTCCTGGCCACATTTTTTCGAGGCTCCCTGGAGACTCTGTACCACTCCCGCTTCCTGGGCCGAGCCCAGCTACACAGCAACCTCAGCCTGGAGCTCGGGCCACTGGAGTCTGGAGACAGCGGCAACTTCTCCGTGTTGATGGTGGACACAAGGGGCCAGACCTGGACCCAGACCCTCCACCTAAAAGTGTACG ATGCAGTGCCCAGGCCCGTGGTACAAGTGTTCATTGCTGTAGGAGGGGATGCTCAGCCCCCCAAAACCTGCCAGGTTTTCTTGTCCTGTTGGGCCCCCAACATCAGTGAAATAACCTATAGCTGGCGACGGGAGACAACCATGGACTTTGGTATGGAACCACACAGCCTCTTCACAGACGGACAGCTGCTGAGCGTATCCCTGGGACCAGGAGACAGAGGTGTGGCCTATTCCTGCATTGTCTCCAACCCTGTCAGCTGGGACTTGGCCACAGTCACGCCCTGGGACAGCTGCCATCATGAAGCAG CACCAGGGAAGGCCTCCTACAAAGATGTGCTGCTGGTGGTGGTACCTGTCTCGCTGCTCCTGATGCTGGTTACTCTCTTCTCTGCCTGGCACTGGGGCCCCTGCTCAG ggaaaaagaaaaaggatgtcCGTGCTGACAGGGTGGGTCCAGAGACAGAGAACCCCCTTGTGCAGGATCTGCCATAA